In one window of Methanolobus mangrovi DNA:
- a CDS encoding 23S rRNA (uridine(2552)-2'-O)-methyltransferase: MARDRRDKYYWKAKDEGYRSRASYKLFQINGKHNIIKEGDTVVDLGAAPGGWLEVAKEISGGRVVGVDLKRIAPIEGVETVMGDITADRTIEKILGLVGQGGADVVICDAAPNLSGNWSLDHARSIDLTRSALGCAKKILKPNGHFVVKVFQGDMFNQFLEEVRDNFAFTRSYSPQASRSQSAEIYIVGKKFLTSPVRRGSEFEVEIKELGSSGDGAVLIDNFVVFVKGVELGDRVRIKVQDVKPNFAFAEVIKRLE; this comes from the coding sequence ATGGCAAGAGACAGGCGAGATAAGTATTACTGGAAAGCAAAGGACGAAGGTTATCGTTCAAGGGCATCTTACAAGCTTTTCCAGATAAATGGAAAACACAATATCATAAAAGAAGGGGATACTGTGGTGGACTTAGGTGCAGCCCCCGGAGGCTGGCTGGAAGTCGCAAAGGAAATATCAGGCGGAAGAGTTGTAGGTGTTGACCTTAAGAGAATAGCTCCCATCGAAGGCGTTGAGACCGTTATGGGTGATATTACCGCAGACAGGACAATCGAGAAGATCCTGGGGCTTGTCGGACAGGGCGGTGCAGACGTTGTAATCTGTGATGCTGCGCCAAATCTCAGTGGAAACTGGAGTCTTGATCATGCAAGGTCTATCGATCTGACGAGGTCAGCTCTAGGCTGTGCAAAGAAAATTCTCAAACCCAACGGACATTTTGTTGTTAAGGTCTTCCAGGGTGACATGTTCAACCAGTTCCTTGAAGAGGTCCGGGATAATTTCGCATTTACACGTTCCTACTCTCCCCAGGCTTCAAGGTCTCAAAGTGCTGAGATATATATTGTTGGTAAGAAATTCCTGACATCACCTGTCAGGCGTGGTAGTGAGTTTGAAGTTGAGATAAAGGAACTAGGTTCCAGTGGTGACGGAGCAGTTCTGATAGACAACTTTGTTGTTTTTGTCAAAGGCGTTGAGCTTGGAGATCGTGTAAGAATAAAGGTTCAGGACGTAAAGCCGAACTTTGCTTTTGCAGAAGTGATAAAAAGGCTGGAATAA
- a CDS encoding DUF7109 family protein, producing the protein MLSKEELCGIVDALGALTVDEIYHVAKELYLLRGSVPLTLPSIKNLCEDAEKEHLIAVVSWEEIEGLDEDELSYYISGPNAFPEVPFDLSEVIDILEMAKREVELSRVASRFSKNLHKRIKNLDDKINSVNEGRFHPKDLENLEHRYSDILNQYYDYSFWLPDTMAGLEAGIQELSSRIEALKSAQGI; encoded by the coding sequence ATGCTAAGTAAAGAAGAACTCTGTGGGATTGTCGATGCTCTTGGTGCCCTGACAGTAGATGAAATTTATCATGTAGCAAAGGAATTATATTTACTCAGGGGCAGCGTTCCATTGACTCTGCCTTCAATAAAAAACCTTTGTGAAGATGCGGAAAAAGAACATCTGATAGCTGTTGTATCCTGGGAGGAGATCGAAGGTCTGGATGAGGATGAACTTTCCTATTATATATCTGGGCCAAACGCTTTCCCGGAAGTTCCTTTTGACCTGAGTGAGGTCATCGATATACTTGAGATGGCAAAAAGGGAAGTTGAGCTTAGCAGAGTGGCCAGCAGATTCAGCAAGAACCTGCATAAAAGAATAAAAAATCTGGATGACAAAATCAATTCTGTTAATGAAGGTAGATTTCATCCGAAAGACCTGGAAAACCTTGAACACAGGTATAGTGACATATTGAACCAGTATTATGATTACAGTTTCTGGCTTCCAGATACAATGGCAGGTCTTGAAGCCGGGATTCAGGAGCTTAGTAGCAGAATTGAAGCTCTGAAGTCGGCACAAGGTATTTGA
- a CDS encoding Vms1/Ankzf1 family peptidyl-tRNA hydrolase — MVEKEKVINNINYIFKKYSGKEELENEINRLRSHILELELDVKTANVRYEKGAASEKKAIAAKQEAEENLKAAEVKLCTLEHELDKQKVEASGDLSFTHVDLFNKQRTEEFLLCISSVKYLTESLLTVCIAAGGRLDGIRDYENLLRLIDSETLALIEKVDSSTGFVLFHSPDHMVNELIIPPLPLKSSYWGTGNNFDITPVIELLNKDASICVLVAHAGESFVGLSLDREEFDSFQVIKSSVKAKHAKGGFSQRRFERLRDEDIAHHIDKVKFSLKDMLEEFEGTIDYLILAGDPQLAREIATDIPLDIEQVLSSSDIHIEKNNISDILNQILISRRYRF, encoded by the coding sequence ATGGTCGAAAAAGAGAAGGTAATTAACAATATCAATTATATCTTCAAAAAATATTCGGGTAAAGAAGAACTGGAGAATGAGATCAACCGGCTTCGGTCGCACATACTTGAGCTTGAGCTGGACGTGAAAACAGCTAATGTGAGGTATGAAAAAGGTGCGGCATCCGAAAAGAAGGCTATTGCAGCAAAACAGGAAGCTGAAGAAAATCTGAAGGCTGCAGAAGTGAAGCTCTGTACTCTGGAACATGAGCTCGATAAACAAAAGGTCGAAGCTTCAGGGGACTTATCTTTCACCCATGTTGACCTGTTCAACAAGCAACGGACTGAAGAGTTTCTTTTATGTATCTCGTCTGTAAAGTACCTGACAGAATCCTTGCTAACAGTCTGTATTGCTGCCGGTGGGCGACTGGATGGCATAAGGGATTATGAAAATCTGCTTAGACTAATTGACAGTGAGACCCTTGCATTGATCGAAAAGGTCGATTCATCCACAGGGTTTGTATTGTTCCATTCTCCCGATCATATGGTGAATGAGTTGATAATTCCTCCTTTGCCTTTGAAGAGTTCCTACTGGGGTACAGGGAATAATTTTGACATCACTCCTGTAATTGAATTGCTGAATAAGGATGCAAGTATATGTGTCCTGGTAGCGCATGCAGGTGAATCCTTTGTAGGCTTATCTCTTGACAGGGAAGAATTCGATTCATTCCAAGTGATCAAAAGCAGTGTCAAAGCCAAGCATGCAAAGGGAGGTTTCAGCCAGAGACGCTTTGAACGTCTGCGGGATGAAGATATTGCACATCATATTGACAAGGTCAAATTCTCTCTCAAGGATATGCTTGAAGAATTTGAAGGGACCATAGATTATCTTATTCTGGCAGGTGACCCTCAGCTTGCAAGGGAAATAGCGACAGATATCCCTCTGGACATTGAACAAGTATTGTCCTCTTCTGATATTCACATAGAAAAGAATAACATCTCGGATATCTTAAATCAAATATTGATCAGTCGGAGATACAGGTTCTGA
- a CDS encoding formylglycine-generating enzyme family protein: MRIGTKQVITIMAVLLLAIAATGCTSDDNGSDSKGGSSSADNGDLGDEFTNSIGVEFQLIEDGSFDMGTSKYAYSQPIHEVRLDDPFYIGKYEVTQEQWETVMGNNPSSYKGNDQPVESVSWNDVQEFIDKLNEVEGTTKYRLPTEAEWEYAARAGSTTLYSFGEIDEDEGPFLKDYAWYQENSYEHTHNVGEKLPNEWGLYDVHGNVWEYVQDSWVDDYSGAQEDGSAVEKGASFLRVARGGSYSSKENALYTAYRKKQDPRDGDSAIGFRLVMDA; this comes from the coding sequence ATGCGGATAGGTACGAAACAAGTAATAACAATCATGGCAGTGCTCTTGCTTGCAATAGCTGCAACAGGATGCACTTCAGATGATAATGGCAGTGATAGTAAAGGTGGCAGTTCATCGGCAGACAATGGTGACCTTGGTGATGAGTTCACCAATTCGATTGGTGTAGAGTTCCAGTTGATCGAGGACGGAAGTTTTGATATGGGTACATCAAAGTATGCTTATTCCCAGCCAATCCATGAGGTAAGACTGGATGATCCATTTTACATTGGTAAGTATGAAGTGACACAAGAGCAGTGGGAAACAGTCATGGGCAATAATCCTTCAAGTTACAAAGGAAATGACCAGCCGGTTGAAAGTGTTTCATGGAATGATGTTCAGGAGTTCATTGACAAACTCAATGAGGTGGAAGGAACTACTAAATACAGGCTTCCAACTGAGGCAGAATGGGAATATGCAGCAAGGGCAGGATCAACAACACTTTACTCATTCGGTGAAATAGATGAGGATGAAGGTCCTTTCCTGAAAGACTATGCATGGTATCAGGAGAATTCTTACGAGCATACTCATAATGTGGGTGAGAAACTGCCAAATGAATGGGGACTTTACGACGTACACGGCAATGTATGGGAATACGTGCAGGATAGCTGGGTTGATGATTATTCCGGTGCACAGGAAGATGGCAGTGCGGTTGAGAAAGGAGCAAGTTTCCTGAGGGTTGCCAGAGGTGGCAGTTACTCAAGTAAGGAAAATGCACTGTATACTGCATACAGAAAGAAACAGGATCCTCGTGATGGGGATTCTGCAATAGGCTTCCGTCTTGTGATGGATGCCTGA
- a CDS encoding Fe-S-containing protein, whose product MNRKLIIVSLLAIIVSISALGCLDSESSASAGGSGPVKGTWIEPWTSADTVSIPVSSVERYTNVHFKVNTDIGEVSVMAYKLNDEVQVRSNVCPPCGSIGFTLTGDVLVCDSCGTVFDAATGEGIRGGCVAYPKESIPYTISDGNIVMNMDDVVTAHKMTVEAY is encoded by the coding sequence ATGAATAGAAAATTGATCATTGTATCTTTGTTAGCGATAATAGTATCTATTTCAGCATTGGGCTGTTTGGATTCAGAGAGCTCTGCTTCAGCAGGAGGATCAGGTCCTGTTAAAGGAACATGGATAGAACCTTGGACAAGTGCGGATACAGTATCCATTCCTGTCAGTTCTGTGGAAAGGTATACTAATGTTCACTTTAAAGTGAATACGGATATCGGGGAAGTTTCAGTTATGGCCTACAAGCTCAATGATGAGGTTCAGGTCCGGTCCAATGTATGTCCACCATGTGGTTCAATAGGTTTCACACTCACAGGTGATGTCCTTGTCTGTGATTCATGCGGCACTGTCTTTGATGCTGCCACAGGTGAAGGTATCCGGGGCGGCTGTGTTGCATATCCAAAGGAGAGCATTCCATACACGATATCAGACGGTAATATCGTCATGAATATGGATGATGTTGTAACTGCCCACAAAATGACCGTGGAAGCCTATTGA
- a CDS encoding ABC transporter ATP-binding protein: MSENHDVIRVTDVTKNYNLGSTEVEVLHGIDLAIKNGEFVSIMGQSGSGKTTLMNLIGMLDHPTSGSIHINGDDITGRSQKELVELRRKAVGFIFQQFHLIPSLTAYENVALPLVFAGEKDDGAVASAMEKVGLSHRMNHRPSELSGGEQQRVAIARAVVMNPKILLADEPTGALDALTGSRIISLLKSLAGEMTVIMVTHNSELAAYSDRIIELQDGYVK, encoded by the coding sequence GTGTCTGAAAATCATGATGTCATCAGGGTCACTGATGTGACAAAGAATTACAACTTAGGCTCAACTGAAGTAGAAGTTCTGCATGGGATAGACCTGGCAATAAAAAACGGTGAGTTCGTCTCCATCATGGGCCAGTCAGGTTCCGGAAAAACCACTCTTATGAACCTTATAGGTATGCTGGACCATCCAACAAGCGGAAGTATCCATATCAATGGCGATGATATTACAGGCAGGTCCCAGAAAGAACTTGTTGAGCTAAGGCGTAAGGCAGTGGGCTTTATTTTCCAGCAGTTCCACCTCATCCCTTCACTTACGGCTTATGAGAACGTTGCTCTTCCACTGGTTTTTGCAGGTGAGAAGGATGACGGTGCAGTAGCAAGTGCAATGGAAAAAGTAGGCTTGTCACACAGGATGAATCACAGGCCATCAGAACTGAGTGGTGGTGAGCAGCAGCGTGTGGCTATCGCAAGAGCCGTTGTCATGAATCCAAAGATACTGCTTGCTGATGAGCCTACAGGTGCGCTGGATGCTCTCACCGGCTCTAGGATAATATCTCTGCTAAAGTCGCTGGCTGGCGAGATGACGGTAATCATGGTGACTCATAACAGTGAGCTTGCTGCATATTCTGATCGAATAATTGAGTTACAGGATGGCTACGTTAAGTAA
- a CDS encoding ABC transporter permease, protein MHLHSFVLKDVFRRKTKLLVAVLGVVVAAAAIVAVVTTFSAATEGFHEATNKFGANIIVRPEIESIPLVDGYSSMGSLYAGNNYIEESDIPKIYTIKDNASLSVVAPRLYGIAELQGSSVVVMGVDPEQEMNLKPWWNIQGHWMSSENTEQPEVLVGSDIAIPLGLKEGSMITLSKDNISINAQVAGVIESTGDNEDSYIILPLAASQYLLSQEGKVSSLEVRALCNACPVEEMSQQIEGVLPGMEARAMSQIVQNEMAIVNHTKSSAMAVSIITLLVSTLTVASTMLASVNEKMKEIGIMRAIGASDVQVVSMLFLEGAIIGIVGGCIGFLIGTLASFVSAPMLVSVTPDPMWDLMLPVVAICMFTGMVASLVPAKRALGIDPAEVLRSV, encoded by the coding sequence ATGCATTTACACTCTTTTGTATTGAAGGACGTATTCCGCAGGAAAACAAAACTTTTGGTGGCTGTGCTTGGTGTGGTCGTAGCTGCTGCTGCAATAGTAGCTGTCGTAACTACATTCTCAGCAGCAACTGAAGGCTTTCATGAAGCAACGAACAAATTCGGTGCAAACATAATAGTCCGGCCTGAGATCGAATCCATCCCTCTTGTGGATGGATACTCTTCAATGGGTTCACTCTACGCAGGAAACAACTACATAGAAGAATCAGATATTCCGAAGATCTACACGATCAAGGATAATGCAAGTCTCTCGGTCGTAGCACCAAGACTCTATGGTATCGCAGAACTTCAGGGCTCTTCTGTTGTTGTGATGGGCGTTGACCCGGAACAGGAAATGAATCTCAAACCCTGGTGGAATATTCAGGGTCACTGGATGTCTTCAGAGAACACTGAACAACCAGAAGTACTGGTGGGTTCGGATATTGCCATTCCACTGGGGCTTAAGGAAGGTTCGATGATAACACTTTCAAAAGACAATATCTCGATAAATGCTCAGGTTGCAGGTGTGATAGAGAGCACCGGGGATAATGAAGACAGCTACATCATACTCCCGCTTGCGGCTTCCCAGTATCTGCTTTCTCAGGAAGGAAAAGTCAGCAGTCTGGAGGTACGTGCATTGTGTAATGCCTGTCCGGTTGAAGAAATGAGCCAGCAGATCGAAGGTGTTCTCCCGGGAATGGAAGCACGGGCAATGAGCCAGATCGTGCAAAATGAGATGGCAATTGTCAATCATACAAAATCCTCTGCTATGGCAGTTTCTATTATTACCCTGCTTGTAAGCACATTGACCGTTGCTTCCACAATGCTTGCTTCTGTTAACGAAAAAATGAAGGAGATTGGTATTATGCGTGCCATAGGTGCAAGCGATGTCCAGGTGGTTTCCATGCTGTTCCTGGAAGGTGCGATCATTGGCATTGTTGGGGGATGCATCGGTTTCCTCATAGGTACCCTGGCTTCATTCGTTTCAGCTCCGATGCTGGTCTCAGTAACACCCGATCCAATGTGGGATCTTATGCTACCGGTTGTTGCTATTTGTATGTTTACCGGAATGGTAGCTTCCCTTGTTCCTGCAAAGAGGGCTCTTGGAATAGACCCTGCGGAGGTGCTTAGAAGTGTCTGA
- a CDS encoding BlaI/MecI/CopY family transcriptional regulator produces the protein MVKLDRINLSNEGLTKFFSPIESQIMQTLWESEELTTPEITERTGIPLSSVAGTLDRLVKAGFATRELDKSGAKVRYLYSAADSMDNTANTITKKVLDSLVDTFGKVAIENFHTYHNKK, from the coding sequence ATGGTAAAATTGGACAGAATAAACCTCTCCAATGAAGGATTGACCAAATTTTTCAGTCCCATTGAATCACAAATAATGCAGACTCTTTGGGAAAGTGAAGAACTGACAACTCCCGAGATAACTGAAAGGACAGGCATCCCATTATCAAGTGTAGCCGGTACTCTGGACAGGCTGGTGAAAGCCGGTTTTGCAACGCGGGAACTTGACAAGAGCGGAGCCAAGGTCAGATATCTCTATTCTGCTGCAGATTCCATGGACAATACTGCAAACACCATCACAAAAAAGGTACTTGACAGTCTTGTAGACACTTTCGGAAAAGTGGCGATAGAAAATTTCCACACATACCATAACAAGAAGTGA
- a CDS encoding M48 family metalloprotease: protein MFSIQDEVECYIACINEAGLLPVIGISIILALAMFTIYFKTRKPVARLSSFAAGQLFIISAIAAIVYAMQCSQMLSIEIYLGYVTLSTVIILLLPRAYYKVLIKRYEARPITEIMDWPQGFVNDLDTKSSVYYYDSAVPRAFASGKAIFLSLGILELVDTSELKAILAHEVWHLRYNSRTPILRQLALMSFTKNRSEDELETLADMFAEKVVSKKALESARAKIS, encoded by the coding sequence ATGTTCTCCATACAGGATGAAGTGGAATGCTATATTGCCTGCATTAATGAAGCCGGTCTACTGCCGGTGATAGGCATCTCAATAATCCTGGCACTGGCAATGTTCACTATATACTTCAAAACCAGAAAACCAGTTGCAAGGCTCTCATCATTTGCTGCAGGCCAGTTATTCATTATTTCTGCCATCGCAGCGATTGTCTATGCAATGCAGTGCAGCCAGATGTTAAGCATCGAAATATATCTTGGCTATGTGACACTGTCAACGGTGATCATCCTACTCCTGCCGAGAGCATACTACAAGGTACTTATCAAAAGATACGAAGCCAGGCCAATAACAGAGATCATGGACTGGCCTCAGGGATTTGTCAACGACCTGGATACAAAGTCAAGTGTATATTATTATGATTCGGCGGTACCCAGAGCCTTTGCTTCAGGAAAAGCTATTTTCCTGTCACTTGGAATACTGGAACTGGTAGATACGTCAGAACTGAAAGCCATCCTTGCACACGAAGTATGGCATCTTCGCTACAATAGCAGAACCCCGATATTAAGACAACTGGCACTGATGAGCTTTACAAAGAACCGTTCTGAGGATGAACTTGAGACGCTTGCAGACATGTTTGCAGAAAAGGTTGTCAGCAAGAAAGCACTCGAGTCAGCAAGAGCAAAGATAAGCTAA
- a CDS encoding GNAT family N-acetyltransferase — MNPLPFPRPATLADKPKLLSLYREVASRSGGIIREPHEITEEYINKFLTNSLADGIILVVDDIGSGRVIGEIHTYRPSLCVFSHVLEHLTLVVHPSFQRKGIGRMLFTTLLSKVRSEHPEVLRVEVIVKESNHAARNLYRSLGFVEEGWLEKKIRRSDGGFEADIPMAWFNPDYGMR, encoded by the coding sequence TTGAATCCTTTGCCGTTCCCTCGCCCCGCAACCCTCGCAGACAAACCCAAACTCCTATCTCTCTACCGTGAGGTAGCCTCACGCTCCGGTGGCATTATCCGTGAACCCCACGAGATCACAGAGGAATATATCAACAAATTCCTTACAAACAGCCTTGCAGATGGTATCATCCTCGTGGTTGATGATATTGGCAGTGGCCGGGTAATCGGTGAGATTCATACATACAGGCCCTCTCTTTGTGTATTCTCGCATGTTCTTGAGCACCTAACTCTTGTTGTGCATCCCTCTTTTCAGAGGAAAGGAATTGGAAGGATGCTTTTTACCACTCTGCTCTCTAAGGTGAGGTCGGAACATCCTGAGGTCCTCAGGGTCGAGGTTATAGTAAAGGAGAGCAACCATGCCGCTAGAAACCTCTACAGGTCTCTTGGTTTTGTCGAGGAAGGCTGGCTGGAAAAGAAGATCAGAAGGTCAGACGGTGGGTTTGAGGCTGATATTCCTATGGCGTGGTTTAATCCGGATTATGGCATGAGGTAG
- the coaBC gene encoding bifunctional phosphopantothenoylcysteine decarboxylase/phosphopantothenate--cysteine ligase CoaBC, with product MPQIPNEHPTLWIKSAKSRTLQGKTIVLAVTGSIAAVRTVELAREFIRRGADVHAVMSEAAGWIINPMALHYATGNEVITSITGKVEHVEFFGNLGRADLLLVAPATANTLGKIAAGIDDTPVTTFATTAIGAGKPVMIVPAMHEDMYNHPAVLENIEKIKGWGISFIGPRIEEGIAKIAGNDDIVLQVERTIGKKTLCGKKILITSGSTAEPIDPIRILTNRASGKTGVELALEAYRRGADVTIVHRNKLGVSGINEIHTETAAQMTDAVLDELAKDYDVLISSAAIADYTIDANEQKIKSGEGLELSFKPTRKLIKEARKSYPQVKIIGFKAEAGVDTEELLRRAKQTLETSGLDMIVANEVSKSGMGTNSNNITIIYSDIRENLNVEGSKSLISNVLMDEITGLLAAKDEE from the coding sequence ATGCCCCAGATTCCAAACGAACACCCCACCCTCTGGATAAAGTCTGCAAAATCCCGAACGCTTCAGGGAAAGACCATTGTGCTTGCAGTCACAGGCAGCATTGCTGCTGTAAGGACAGTGGAACTTGCGCGGGAATTTATTCGCAGGGGAGCGGACGTACATGCAGTTATGAGCGAGGCTGCCGGCTGGATAATCAACCCCATGGCCCTGCATTACGCTACAGGAAACGAGGTCATCACCAGCATAACCGGAAAAGTAGAGCATGTAGAGTTCTTTGGTAATCTCGGCAGGGCGGACCTATTATTAGTGGCACCTGCAACAGCCAATACACTTGGAAAAATAGCAGCAGGGATTGATGACACACCTGTGACAACCTTCGCAACCACTGCCATCGGTGCGGGCAAGCCGGTGATGATAGTTCCTGCAATGCATGAGGATATGTATAATCATCCTGCTGTTCTGGAGAATATTGAGAAAATAAAAGGTTGGGGAATCAGCTTCATCGGACCCAGGATTGAAGAAGGCATAGCAAAGATAGCCGGAAATGATGATATAGTGCTCCAGGTAGAGAGAACTATCGGAAAAAAGACGCTCTGCGGAAAGAAGATACTTATCACAAGTGGGTCCACGGCAGAACCTATAGACCCCATACGTATCCTGACAAATCGGGCATCAGGGAAGACCGGAGTTGAACTGGCACTGGAAGCCTACCGCAGGGGTGCTGATGTCACCATCGTACACAGGAACAAACTTGGAGTTTCGGGCATCAATGAGATACATACTGAAACTGCTGCTCAGATGACAGATGCCGTACTTGATGAACTTGCAAAGGACTACGATGTACTCATAAGTTCTGCAGCCATTGCAGATTATACTATAGATGCAAACGAGCAGAAGATCAAATCAGGTGAAGGGCTTGAGCTTTCATTCAAACCTACACGCAAGCTCATAAAAGAAGCCAGGAAATCATATCCGCAGGTGAAGATAATCGGATTCAAGGCAGAAGCCGGGGTGGATACAGAAGAATTGCTCAGGAGAGCAAAGCAGACCCTTGAAACTTCCGGGCTTGACATGATAGTTGCCAACGAGGTCAGCAAGAGTGGAATGGGAACCAACAGCAACAATATCACGATCATATACTCCGATATAAGAGAGAATCTTAATGTAGAAGGTTCCAAAAGCCTTATTTCAAATGTCCTTATGGATGAGATAACAGGACTGTTAGCAGCAAAGGACGAAGAATAG
- a CDS encoding pantoate kinase, protein MKKGSTGCGVVLDGGVHTTVTIGEEITNTEIFLNKNKVVGDTSRAVVEAITELPVKVESISDIPIGCGFGASGAGALGTAYALNYALGLDLTASKLNDIAHVAEVGNGSGLGDVTGQAHGGILIRKTPGAPSIASVDCIPSKENDVYCAVLGELSTKSVLSNPEMVKNINAAGKEAMKKLMQKPSVENFMTCSKEFTMQGKLASEKVLDAIEAADSIGVTASQAMLGNAVFSMPSPSTNYELEEIFSEFGTVLKFKVMTGSIKIT, encoded by the coding sequence ATGAAAAAGGGCTCCACAGGATGCGGAGTGGTACTTGACGGAGGCGTTCATACCACCGTGACCATTGGCGAGGAGATAACTAATACAGAGATATTCCTCAACAAAAACAAGGTCGTGGGTGATACCAGCCGAGCAGTTGTGGAAGCGATAACAGAGCTTCCTGTAAAGGTAGAAAGCATATCTGACATACCAATTGGGTGCGGATTCGGAGCATCAGGAGCCGGAGCACTGGGAACAGCTTATGCATTGAACTATGCCCTCGGACTTGACCTAACCGCAAGCAAGCTTAATGATATAGCACATGTAGCGGAAGTCGGCAATGGCAGTGGACTGGGAGATGTTACAGGACAGGCACATGGTGGGATCCTTATTAGAAAGACACCGGGAGCACCATCTATTGCTTCGGTCGACTGCATACCTTCAAAAGAGAACGATGTTTACTGTGCGGTCCTTGGGGAATTGTCAACAAAATCAGTATTGAGTAATCCGGAGATGGTAAAGAACATCAATGCTGCCGGAAAAGAGGCCATGAAAAAACTAATGCAAAAGCCTTCTGTTGAGAACTTCATGACCTGCTCAAAGGAGTTTACCATGCAGGGCAAGCTTGCAAGCGAAAAGGTCCTGGATGCCATAGAAGCAGCAGATTCTATCGGAGTCACAGCATCTCAGGCAATGCTTGGAAATGCAGTGTTTTCAATGCCTTCACCATCAACAAACTATGAGCTTGAAGAGATTTTTTCAGAGTTTGGCACTGTACTCAAATTCAAGGTGATGACAGGTAGCATCAAAATTACCTGA
- a CDS encoding prohibitin family protein, with protein MVVEGEWEPEPPRRAPDFPIKEIPPIMVKVFRSIAVVFVILIIFSVMFGSIFVSVGAGEVGVKFNQFGGVEDDELGEGLHIVPPWVSVTKYSVRSETYTMSGVTDEGQIVGDDQIKALTVEGLTLGLDITVRYRVIPDEASNVHQNLGTNYAEKIIRPTIRSSIREVVSTKTALQVYGEERQLVAGEMLTNIDNALGSDGIIVEEVLVRNVVLPTRVAEAIEAKLQADQDAQRMIFVKEKEQLEAERKIIEANGIANATIAKAHGEAEALGIINEQLAKNPNLINYKYIEMLQGQEIQTMLVPTDQGIILDASK; from the coding sequence ATGGTTGTTGAAGGTGAATGGGAACCTGAGCCCCCCAGAAGGGCACCTGATTTCCCTATAAAGGAAATACCACCCATAATGGTTAAAGTATTCCGCTCTATTGCAGTTGTTTTTGTAATATTGATCATTTTTTCAGTAATGTTCGGTTCAATTTTTGTTTCTGTCGGAGCCGGAGAAGTAGGTGTTAAATTTAACCAGTTCGGTGGTGTGGAAGATGATGAACTCGGAGAGGGACTGCACATAGTCCCACCATGGGTCAGTGTGACCAAGTACTCGGTCAGAAGTGAAACATACACCATGAGTGGAGTTACCGATGAGGGCCAGATAGTAGGAGATGACCAGATCAAAGCCCTTACAGTGGAAGGGCTTACACTGGGACTGGATATCACCGTCAGATACAGAGTAATACCTGATGAGGCCAGCAACGTACATCAGAATCTTGGAACTAACTATGCGGAAAAGATAATTCGCCCTACGATAAGATCATCCATACGTGAAGTAGTGTCCACAAAAACCGCTTTGCAGGTGTACGGCGAGGAAAGACAACTGGTTGCAGGCGAAATGCTGACCAATATCGACAATGCTCTGGGAAGCGATGGCATCATCGTGGAAGAAGTACTTGTGAGGAACGTTGTGTTACCAACAAGGGTCGCTGAGGCCATCGAGGCAAAACTCCAGGCTGACCAGGATGCCCAGAGGATGATATTCGTAAAAGAAAAAGAGCAGCTGGAAGCAGAAAGGAAGATCATCGAGGCTAATGGTATTGCAAATGCAACCATCGCGAAGGCACATGGTGAAGCTGAAGCACTTGGAATTATCAATGAACAACTGGCAAAGAATCCTAACCTCATAAATTACAAGTACATAGAAATGTTGCAGGGACAGGAAATACAGACTATGCTCGTCCCCACTGATCAGGGGATAATACTTGATGCCAGCAAATGA